A single region of the Hyphomicrobiales bacterium genome encodes:
- the etfA gene encoding Electron transfer flavoprotein subunit alpha: MTTLLVADHDNASVKDGTVRALTAARELGAPVHVLVAGEGARAAAEAAAKLEGVEKVLLIEAPVYAHGLAEPLADLVVSLAGGYDAIVAAASTSGKNVLPRVAALLDVAQISDVTKVLGPKSFEHPIYAGNAIETVETAEPKIVLTVRTATFAAAKDGGASAPIESASAAADPALSTFKGEQVATSDRPELGSAKIIVSGGRALGSSENFTKVIEPLADKLGAAIGASRAAVDAGYAPNDWQVGQTGKVVAPELYVAVGISGAIQHLAGMKDSKVIVAINKDEEAPIFQVADYGLVGDLFTLVPEFTEELGKVGK, translated from the coding sequence ATGACGACATTGCTTGTCGCCGACCATGACAATGCCAGCGTTAAGGACGGCACGGTCCGCGCCCTGACGGCGGCGCGGGAACTGGGCGCTCCGGTGCATGTGCTGGTCGCCGGCGAAGGCGCGCGCGCCGCCGCCGAGGCCGCCGCGAAGCTCGAAGGCGTGGAGAAGGTGCTTCTCATCGAGGCGCCGGTTTATGCCCATGGCCTCGCCGAGCCGCTGGCCGACCTCGTGGTGAGCCTGGCGGGGGGCTATGACGCGATCGTCGCGGCCGCCTCCACCTCGGGCAAGAACGTGCTGCCGCGGGTGGCCGCGCTCCTTGACGTGGCGCAGATCTCGGACGTGACGAAGGTGCTGGGGCCGAAGAGCTTCGAGCATCCGATCTATGCCGGCAATGCCATCGAGACGGTGGAGACGGCTGAGCCTAAGATCGTGCTGACGGTGCGCACGGCGACCTTCGCGGCCGCGAAGGACGGCGGGGCATCAGCGCCGATCGAGAGCGCGAGCGCGGCCGCCGATCCGGCCCTTTCGACCTTCAAGGGCGAGCAGGTGGCGACCAGCGACCGGCCCGAGCTCGGTTCGGCCAAGATCATCGTGTCCGGTGGCCGGGCGCTCGGCTCGTCGGAGAACTTCACCAAGGTCATCGAGCCCCTGGCCGACAAGCTCGGCGCGGCGATCGGCGCCTCGCGCGCGGCGGTCGATGCCGGCTATGCGCCGAACGACTGGCAGGTCGGCCAGACCGGCAAGGTCGTGGCGCCTGAGCTTTATGTGGCGGTCGGCATCTCCGGCGCCATCCAGCATCTGGCCGGCATGAAGGACTCGAAGGTCATCGTCGCCATCAACAAGGACGAGGAAGCGCCGATCTTCCAGGTCGCGGACTACGGCCTCGTCGGCGACCTCTTCACGCTCGTGCCGGAATTCACCGAGGAACTCGGGAAGGTCGGGAAATAG
- the etfB gene encoding Electron transfer flavoprotein subunit beta, which translates to MKILVPVKRVVDYNVKIRVKADGSGVDLANVKMSMNPFDEIAVEEALRLKEAGKAPEVVAVSIGPAQSAETIRTALAMGADRGILVKAEGRVEPLAVAKLLKAIVAKEEPGLVILGKQAIDDDSNQTGQMLAALLGWAQGTFASKVEIGDGTVDVTREVDGGLQTVGLKLPAIVTTDLRLNEPRYASLPNIMKAKKKPLDETTPEALGVDVTPRVTVVRTSEPSGRKAGVKVASVAALVDKLKNEAGVL; encoded by the coding sequence ATCCGCGTGAAGGCGGATGGTTCCGGTGTGGACCTGGCGAATGTGAAGATGTCGATGAACCCGTTCGACGAGATCGCGGTTGAGGAAGCGCTGCGGTTGAAGGAGGCGGGCAAGGCGCCCGAGGTCGTGGCGGTGTCGATCGGGCCGGCCCAGTCGGCCGAGACGATCCGCACGGCGCTCGCGATGGGGGCCGACCGGGGCATTCTCGTCAAGGCGGAAGGACGCGTCGAACCGCTGGCGGTGGCCAAGCTCCTCAAGGCGATCGTCGCCAAGGAAGAGCCCGGCCTCGTCATTCTCGGCAAGCAGGCGATCGACGACGATTCCAACCAGACCGGTCAGATGCTGGCCGCGCTCCTCGGCTGGGCGCAGGGCACCTTCGCCTCCAAGGTCGAGATCGGCGACGGCACGGTCGACGTCACCCGTGAAGTCGATGGCGGCCTGCAGACCGTGGGCCTGAAGCTACCGGCGATCGTGACCACGGATCTGCGGCTCAACGAGCCGCGCTACGCCTCGCTGCCGAACATCATGAAGGCGAAGAAGAAGCCCCTCGACGAGACGACGCCCGAGGCGCTCGGCGTCGACGTGACGCCGCGGGTGACGGTCGTGAGGACGAGCGAGCCGTCGGGCCGCAAGGCGGGCGTGAAGGTCGCCTCGGTGGCGGCCCTGGTCGACAAGCTGAAGAACGAGGCAGGAGTGCTCTGA